The Lentzea guizhouensis genome contains a region encoding:
- the bioD gene encoding dethiobiotin synthase, translated as MSVLVITGTGTEVGKTAVTAGIAALARAEGKRVAVLKPAQTGLLPGEPGDVAEVARLAGDVTTRELARYPDPLAPATAARRAGMATIHPKDVAAAVTELDETHDLVLVEGAGGLLVRFDEGGSTLADIAWAVNAPVLVVAQAGLGTLNTTALTAEALQRRGLESIGVVVGSWPLHPDLASLTNLADLPEAAGAPLLGALPQGVTKLGSVDFLAVAKRSFSPWFGGEFEPETFAAQFAVQ; from the coding sequence GTGAGCGTGCTGGTGATCACCGGAACCGGGACCGAGGTCGGCAAGACCGCCGTCACCGCGGGCATCGCGGCGCTGGCCAGGGCAGAAGGCAAACGGGTCGCGGTGCTCAAGCCCGCGCAGACCGGACTGCTGCCCGGTGAGCCGGGCGACGTGGCCGAGGTGGCCAGGCTGGCGGGCGACGTCACGACCCGTGAGCTGGCGAGATACCCCGACCCGCTGGCGCCGGCCACCGCGGCCAGGCGCGCGGGCATGGCCACGATCCACCCCAAGGACGTCGCCGCGGCCGTCACGGAGCTCGACGAGACCCACGACCTGGTGCTGGTCGAGGGTGCGGGCGGGCTGCTGGTGCGGTTCGACGAGGGCGGCTCGACGCTGGCCGACATCGCCTGGGCGGTGAACGCGCCCGTGCTGGTGGTGGCGCAGGCCGGGCTGGGCACGCTGAACACGACCGCGCTCACCGCCGAGGCGTTGCAGCGGCGTGGCCTGGAGTCGATCGGTGTCGTCGTGGGCAGCTGGCCGCTGCACCCGGACCTGGCGTCGCTCACCAACCTCGCCGACCTGCCGGAAGCGGCCGGTGCGCCGTTGCTCGGCGCGCTGCCCCAGGGGGTGACGAAGCTCGGTTCTGTGGATTTCCTGGCCGTTGCCAAGAGATCGTTCTCACCGTGGTTCGGGGGCGAGTTCGAGCCGGAGACGTTCGCGGCTCAGTTCGCGGTCCAGTGA
- the bioB gene encoding biotin synthase BioB, with translation MTAAPEQIDVLDEAREQVLERGVGLSEAQVLQVLELPEDRIPELLALAHEVRERWCGPEVEVEGIVSLKTGGCPEDCHFCSQSGQFPSPVRSAWLDIPGLVRAARQTRDTGATEFCIVAAVRGPDKRLLSQVRDGIKAIREDGNDIQIACSLGMLTQEQVDELVAMGVHRYNHNLETARSHFPNVVTTHSWEERWDTLKMIRTAGMEVCCGGIIGMGETLAQRAEFAVQLAELEPDEVPLNFLIPNPGTPYENYPVVEGAEALRTVGAFRLALPRTILRFAGGRELTFGDLGAKQGMLGGINAIIVGNYLTNLGRPAQQDLDMLEELSMPIKALSQTL, from the coding sequence GTGACCGCAGCTCCGGAACAGATCGACGTGCTCGACGAGGCTCGTGAGCAGGTGCTCGAACGAGGTGTCGGACTGTCCGAGGCGCAGGTCCTACAGGTGCTCGAACTGCCTGAAGACCGGATCCCCGAGCTGCTCGCGCTGGCCCACGAGGTGCGCGAGCGCTGGTGCGGCCCCGAGGTCGAGGTCGAGGGCATCGTCTCGCTCAAGACCGGCGGCTGCCCGGAGGACTGCCACTTCTGCTCGCAGTCGGGCCAGTTCCCCTCGCCGGTGCGCTCGGCGTGGCTCGACATCCCCGGCCTGGTCCGCGCGGCGCGGCAGACCCGCGACACCGGCGCGACCGAGTTCTGCATCGTCGCGGCCGTGCGCGGCCCGGACAAGCGGCTGCTCTCGCAGGTCCGCGACGGCATCAAGGCCATCCGCGAGGACGGCAACGACATCCAGATCGCGTGTTCGCTGGGCATGCTCACGCAGGAGCAGGTCGACGAGCTCGTGGCGATGGGCGTGCACCGCTACAACCACAACCTCGAGACGGCCCGCTCGCACTTCCCGAACGTCGTCACCACGCACTCCTGGGAGGAGCGCTGGGACACGCTGAAGATGATCCGCACCGCCGGCATGGAGGTCTGCTGCGGCGGCATCATCGGCATGGGGGAGACGCTGGCGCAGCGCGCGGAGTTCGCCGTGCAGCTCGCCGAGCTGGAGCCGGACGAGGTGCCGCTCAACTTCCTCATCCCGAACCCCGGCACGCCGTACGAGAACTACCCGGTCGTCGAGGGCGCCGAGGCGTTGCGCACGGTCGGCGCGTTCCGGCTGGCGCTGCCCCGCACGATCCTGCGGTTCGCCGGCGGCCGTGAGCTGACCTTCGGCGACCTGGGCGCGAAGCAGGGCATGCTCGGCGGCATCAACGCCATCATCGTCGGCAACTACCTGACGAACCTCGGCCGCCCGGCGCAGCAGGACCTCGACATGCTCGAAGAGCTGTCGATGCCCATCAAGGCGCTGAGCCAGACCCTGTGA
- a CDS encoding DUF2567 domain-containing protein, with translation MDDLAAPVRLEPVPEPPYVYHYVRPRPKVVVKRDLLPGLSVLLTTSIFGMAGAFVWAWLAPPQTKVASPQEGVGFQPYGVESYHRLDALMVFVVIGLGAGLVTGIAVWMLRQRRGPVVMLAMTLGSLAAAALMQWQGGKTVEGRYPQPATAQPYDVVQFAPQLETWWGILAWPLAAALAYGCCAAWNGLDDLGRRLG, from the coding sequence ATGGACGACCTCGCAGCGCCGGTGCGCCTCGAACCCGTGCCGGAGCCGCCGTACGTCTACCACTACGTCCGGCCGCGGCCCAAGGTCGTGGTGAAGCGCGACCTGCTGCCGGGCCTGTCCGTGCTGCTGACGACGTCGATCTTCGGCATGGCGGGGGCGTTCGTGTGGGCGTGGCTCGCCCCGCCGCAGACGAAGGTCGCCTCGCCGCAGGAGGGCGTCGGGTTCCAGCCGTACGGGGTGGAGAGCTACCACCGGCTGGACGCGCTGATGGTGTTCGTCGTCATCGGCCTCGGCGCCGGCCTCGTCACGGGCATCGCGGTGTGGATGCTGCGGCAGCGGCGCGGCCCGGTCGTGATGCTCGCGATGACCCTGGGCTCGCTGGCCGCGGCGGCGCTGATGCAGTGGCAGGGCGGCAAGACCGTCGAGGGCAGGTACCCGCAGCCGGCCACCGCCCAGCCCTACGACGTCGTGCAGTTCGCGCCGCAGCTGGAGACGTGGTGGGGGATCCTGGCGTGGCCGCTGGCGGCGGCGCTGGCCTACGGCTGCTGCGCGGCCTGGAACGGCCTGGACGACCTGGGGCGGCGCCTCGGCTGA
- a CDS encoding putative hydro-lyase, which translates to MEAVPKRPLDRHVHGSQHTQTTFQAHPRVAEGAGMTTAGKAPGLAQANLIAIPKDWAYDFLLFTHRNPKPCPVLDVLDAGETVSALKPDADVRTHAPRYRIWEHGELVAEPENATEHWRDDLVTFLIGCSFTFETALTNAGVPLRHVEQGRNVAMFVTDIQCRPAGRLHGPMVVSMRWVPESLVDIAHKVTALMPSVHGAPVGAGDPKMLGIDDVHAPDFGDAVEPEPGDVPMFWACGVTPQAVLMKSKPPFAITHAPGQMFVTDMPDFAYRVG; encoded by the coding sequence GTGGAAGCGGTACCGAAACGCCCGCTTGACCGGCACGTTCACGGTTCACAACATACCCAAACGACTTTCCAGGCCCACCCCAGGGTCGCTGAAGGAGCTGGAATGACGACAGCGGGCAAGGCACCGGGTCTCGCGCAGGCCAACCTGATCGCCATCCCGAAGGACTGGGCGTACGACTTCCTCCTCTTCACCCACCGCAACCCGAAGCCGTGCCCGGTGCTCGACGTGCTGGACGCCGGCGAGACGGTCAGCGCGCTCAAGCCGGACGCGGACGTGCGGACCCACGCGCCGCGCTACCGGATCTGGGAGCACGGCGAGCTGGTGGCCGAACCGGAGAACGCGACCGAGCACTGGCGCGACGACCTGGTGACGTTCCTGATCGGCTGCAGCTTCACGTTCGAGACGGCGCTGACGAACGCGGGTGTGCCGTTGCGGCACGTGGAACAGGGTCGCAACGTCGCCATGTTCGTCACCGACATCCAGTGCCGGCCGGCGGGACGGTTGCACGGGCCTATGGTCGTGTCGATGCGCTGGGTGCCGGAGTCCCTTGTGGACATCGCGCACAAGGTCACCGCGCTGATGCCGTCGGTGCACGGGGCTCCGGTCGGGGCCGGTGACCCCAAGATGCTCGGCATCGACGACGTGCACGCGCCCGACTTCGGTGACGCGGTGGAACCGGAACCCGGTGACGTGCCGATGTTCTGGGCCTGCGGGGTGACTCCGCAGGCGGTGCTGATGAAGTCGAAGCCGCCGTTCGCGATCACGCACGCGCCGGGGCAGATGTTCGTGACCGACATGCCGGACTTCGCCTACCGCGTCGGGTAG
- a CDS encoding transposase, which yields MNVPVKRAFRYRFHPTEVQAAELARTFGCVRKVYNLALQARAEAWTRRGERVGYDVTSALLTEWKRTDELAFLREVSSSVPLQQALRHLQAAFAHFFAKRARYPRYKSRKKSRARPASESPGCTPGQLIDDPTSCTRSPLGSCVRTVRMVWCCSGPWPDPRDQ from the coding sequence GTGAACGTGCCGGTCAAGCGGGCGTTTCGGTACCGCTTCCACCCGACCGAGGTGCAAGCGGCGGAGCTGGCACGCACATTCGGGTGTGTGCGCAAGGTCTACAACCTGGCGTTGCAGGCCCGCGCGGAAGCGTGGACCCGACGCGGGGAACGCGTCGGCTACGACGTGACGTCGGCGCTGTTGACCGAATGGAAACGCACGGACGAGCTCGCGTTCTTGCGCGAGGTGTCGTCGTCGGTGCCGTTGCAGCAGGCGTTGCGGCACCTGCAGGCGGCGTTCGCCCACTTCTTCGCCAAGCGTGCCCGGTATCCGCGGTACAAGTCGCGCAAGAAGTCGCGCGCAAGGCCCGCGTCAGAGTCGCCCGGCTGCACGCCCGGACAGCTGATCGACGATCCGACTTCCTGCACAAGATCACCACTCGGCTCGTGCGTGAGAACTGTGAGGATGGTGTGGTGCTGTTCCGGGCCGTGGCCTGACCCGCGCGATCAGTGA
- a CDS encoding zinc ribbon domain-containing protein, which produces MVDRWFPSSKLCSVCGALATELPLRVRTWACACGTSHDRDVNAARDILAAGLAVSVCGAGARPQRNSPGGRSATKQKARGVSLENSPQPRGEEVNPAPCSPSPATR; this is translated from the coding sequence GTGGTCGACCGCTGGTTCCCGTCCTCCAAGCTGTGTTCGGTCTGCGGCGCACTCGCAACGGAGCTGCCGTTGCGAGTGCGCACGTGGGCCTGTGCCTGCGGTACCTCCCACGACCGGGACGTGAACGCGGCACGCGACATCCTGGCCGCCGGGCTGGCGGTGTCGGTCTGTGGAGCCGGTGCAAGACCTCAACGGAACAGTCCGGGCGGGCGGTCGGCGACGAAGCAGAAAGCTCGTGGCGTGAGCCTCGAGAACTCCCCTCAACCGCGAGGGGAAGAGGTCAATCCAGCTCCTTGTTCACCGTCTCCGGCAACCAGATGA
- a CDS encoding MFS transporter — protein MSTTTTEETGRAAWFRSLGAKGKRAFVGAFGGYGLDSYDYWVLPLSLVAITGYFGLTKAEAGLLGTSTLLMSAIGGAVAGIMADRFGRAKTLVITVAAYAFFTVLCGFATNYETLLAFRALQGLGFGGEWAAGAILVAEYCKPKYRGRTVAFIQSAWAVGWGLAVIVNTLVSSLADPSWSWRIMFWTGALPAILIFYVRRNVDDAPEVKAQPRPRGTFPKIFQGPILKTTLFAALLATGVQGGYYTLATWLPAFLQTGRGLTVIGTGGYLAFLITGAWIGYVCGGYLTDYLGRKKTFVLFAIASALLIVAYTQIPNGANTLVMFLGFPLGFCMSAIFSGFGSYLSELYPTQLRGTGQGFTYNFGRAFGAVFPGLVGFMADRMGIGGAMLFGAAAYGIAVVALIWLPETVNKELD, from the coding sequence ATGAGCACGACCACGACCGAGGAGACAGGGCGCGCCGCCTGGTTCCGCAGTCTCGGCGCGAAGGGCAAGCGCGCCTTCGTCGGTGCGTTCGGCGGGTACGGGCTGGACTCCTACGACTACTGGGTCCTGCCGCTGAGCCTGGTCGCGATCACCGGCTACTTCGGCCTCACCAAGGCAGAGGCCGGGTTGCTGGGCACCAGCACGCTGCTGATGAGCGCGATCGGCGGCGCGGTCGCGGGCATCATGGCCGACCGGTTCGGCCGGGCGAAGACGCTGGTCATCACGGTGGCGGCGTACGCGTTCTTCACCGTGCTCTGCGGCTTCGCGACGAACTACGAGACGTTGCTGGCGTTCCGGGCGCTGCAGGGACTCGGCTTCGGCGGTGAGTGGGCCGCGGGCGCGATCCTCGTGGCCGAGTACTGCAAGCCGAAGTACCGCGGGCGCACGGTGGCGTTCATCCAGAGCGCGTGGGCGGTGGGCTGGGGGCTGGCGGTCATCGTCAACACGCTGGTCAGCTCGCTCGCGGATCCGAGCTGGTCGTGGCGGATCATGTTCTGGACCGGTGCGCTGCCCGCGATCCTCATCTTCTACGTGCGCCGCAACGTCGACGACGCCCCCGAGGTCAAGGCACAGCCCCGGCCGCGCGGCACGTTCCCGAAGATCTTCCAGGGCCCGATCCTCAAGACCACGCTGTTCGCCGCGCTGCTCGCGACCGGCGTGCAGGGCGGCTACTACACGCTCGCCACGTGGCTGCCGGCGTTCCTGCAGACCGGACGCGGGCTCACCGTCATCGGCACCGGCGGGTACCTCGCGTTCCTCATCACCGGCGCGTGGATCGGGTACGTCTGCGGCGGCTACCTGACGGACTACCTGGGGCGCAAGAAGACCTTCGTGCTCTTCGCGATCGCCAGCGCGTTGCTGATCGTGGCCTACACGCAGATCCCCAACGGCGCCAACACGTTGGTCATGTTCCTGGGCTTCCCGCTCGGGTTCTGCATGTCCGCGATCTTCAGCGGGTTCGGCAGCTACCTGTCCGAGCTCTACCCGACGCAGCTGCGCGGCACCGGGCAGGGCTTCACCTACAACTTCGGGCGCGCGTTCGGTGCGGTGTTCCCCGGCCTGGTCGGGTTCATGGCCGACCGGATGGGCATCGGCGGTGCGATGCTGTTCGGAGCGGCCGCCTACGGGATCGCGGTCGTGGCGCTCATCTGGTTGCCGGAGACGGTGAACAAGGAGCTGGATTGA
- a CDS encoding alpha/beta fold hydrolase — protein MNTGRSTITTTSADGTAIVHRTTGTGEALVVVPGPLEQAEGLDDLAAGLADGFAVHVLERRGRGGSGPCRPGHGLHTEVEDVRAVLAATGARKLVGLSSGAVIALQTALRVPGITHVVAWEPPVGVTTRKAEVFARVDRELRKNQHAEAVVTLLKGLEAGPHLLRAVPRGVLVALLRKWDEEEDPRDMRELLPTLRDDLRVVAEGSENLWRFTALRSEVLLARGAKSPRYLADGVTALAKTLPRARQAVAPDAHHLNPERALPVFRDFLKS, from the coding sequence GTGAACACCGGGAGGTCCACCATCACCACCACCTCGGCCGACGGCACCGCCATCGTCCACCGCACCACCGGCACCGGCGAGGCCCTGGTGGTCGTGCCCGGCCCGCTCGAACAGGCCGAGGGGCTCGACGACCTCGCCGCCGGACTGGCGGACGGGTTCGCCGTCCACGTGCTGGAGCGCCGCGGCCGGGGCGGCAGCGGCCCGTGCCGGCCCGGTCACGGCCTCCACACCGAGGTCGAGGACGTCCGCGCCGTCCTCGCGGCGACCGGTGCCCGCAAGCTGGTCGGGCTCAGCTCCGGTGCCGTGATCGCGCTGCAGACGGCGTTGCGGGTCCCCGGCATCACCCACGTGGTCGCCTGGGAGCCACCGGTCGGCGTGACCACCCGCAAGGCGGAGGTCTTCGCCCGGGTCGACCGTGAGCTGCGGAAGAACCAGCACGCGGAGGCCGTGGTCACGCTCCTCAAGGGACTGGAGGCCGGGCCACACCTCCTGCGAGCGGTGCCACGCGGGGTCCTGGTGGCACTGCTGCGCAAGTGGGATGAGGAGGAGGACCCGCGCGACATGCGCGAGCTCCTGCCGACGTTGCGCGACGACCTCCGGGTCGTGGCGGAGGGCAGCGAGAACCTCTGGCGCTTCACCGCCCTGCGCAGCGAGGTGCTGCTGGCGAGAGGCGCGAAGTCGCCGCGCTACCTCGCCGATGGCGTCACCGCGCTCGCGAAGACGCTGCCGCGCGCACGGCAAGCGGTCGCACCCGACGCGCACCACCTGAACCCCGAACGCGCGTTACCCGTGTTCCGGGACTTCCTCAAGAGCTAG
- a CDS encoding LON peptidase substrate-binding domain-containing protein: MAETLPLFPLGTVLLPSASLPLHIFEPRYRQLVVDLMTGTLFGRTFGVVCIKEGWEVGADNVGSLQDIGCSADLLDARPLPEGRFDIVTRGVKRFRLLDVDTTTAPYLLGSVEYLDDAPVPEAAQEVVPLLERGARAAHERYCGAAWHREDWSAPDEDVDLGALSYLLAADCLLPVEDRQRLLEERSPARRLRLVRRMLHRETGILSALKAVPVPLTEFGHVPSPN; the protein is encoded by the coding sequence GTGGCTGAGACGCTCCCCCTGTTCCCGCTGGGCACCGTGCTGCTGCCCAGCGCGTCTTTGCCGCTGCACATCTTCGAGCCGCGCTACCGCCAGCTCGTCGTGGACCTGATGACCGGCACCCTGTTCGGCCGCACCTTCGGCGTGGTCTGCATCAAGGAGGGCTGGGAGGTGGGCGCCGACAACGTCGGGTCCCTGCAGGACATCGGCTGCTCGGCCGACCTCCTCGACGCCCGCCCGCTCCCGGAGGGCCGCTTCGACATCGTCACCCGCGGCGTGAAGCGGTTCCGCCTGCTCGACGTGGACACGACCACCGCCCCGTACCTGCTGGGCAGCGTCGAGTACCTGGACGACGCCCCCGTCCCCGAGGCCGCCCAGGAGGTCGTGCCCCTGCTGGAACGCGGCGCGCGGGCGGCCCACGAGCGCTACTGCGGCGCGGCGTGGCACCGCGAGGACTGGTCAGCACCCGACGAGGACGTCGACCTGGGCGCGCTGTCGTACCTGCTTGCCGCGGACTGCCTGCTGCCGGTCGAGGACAGGCAGCGGTTGCTGGAGGAACGGTCGCCGGCGCGGAGGCTGCGGCTGGTGCGGCGGATGCTGCACCGGGAGACCGGAATCCTGAGCGCACTGAAGGCGGTGCCGGTGCCGCTGACGGAGTTCGGGCACGTGCCGAGTCCCAACTAG
- a CDS encoding NUDIX domain-containing protein: MLWERAREPHAHRWSLPGGGLRVDEDVESSIRRQLAEKVDVRQLSHVEQLAVFSAPDRVPGPRVVATAFLGLVPSDVDPEVPADTGWHCVESLPLMAFDHSAIVQRARHRLGSKLSYTNLGFALAPPEFTISLLRDHYSAALGYRVSATNLQRVLSRRLLLEPTGGTAPPGPSGGRPAALFRFSARGIKVTDPFAVLRPPGSGRPAGGSATP; the protein is encoded by the coding sequence ATGCTGTGGGAGCGCGCCAGGGAGCCACACGCTCACCGCTGGTCGCTGCCGGGTGGCGGGCTGCGGGTGGACGAGGACGTGGAGTCGTCGATCCGCCGTCAGCTGGCGGAGAAAGTCGACGTGCGACAGTTGTCACACGTCGAGCAGCTGGCCGTCTTCAGCGCGCCCGACCGCGTTCCCGGTCCGCGCGTGGTGGCGACCGCGTTCCTCGGCCTGGTCCCCTCCGACGTCGACCCCGAGGTGCCGGCCGACACGGGGTGGCACTGCGTGGAGTCGTTGCCGCTCATGGCGTTCGACCACTCCGCGATCGTGCAGCGAGCGCGGCACAGGCTGGGCTCGAAGCTGTCGTACACGAACCTCGGCTTCGCGCTCGCACCACCGGAGTTCACGATCTCACTGCTGCGCGACCACTACTCCGCGGCGCTGGGCTACCGGGTCTCCGCGACCAACCTGCAACGCGTGCTGTCACGCCGGTTGCTGCTGGAACCCACAGGTGGCACCGCCCCTCCCGGCCCGTCCGGAGGCCGCCCCGCCGCACTGTTCCGGTTCAGCGCAAGGGGAATCAAAGTCACCGACCCGTTCGCCGTGCTGAGGCCGCCGGGATCCGGCCGTCCAGCAGGCGGCAGTGCCACCCCGTAA
- the nadA gene encoding quinolinate synthase NadA, with amino-acid sequence MVATAIVERTASGVYGGVEPNAAWRDEVLRLAEERDAVILAHNYQLPEIQDIAHHTGDSLALSRIAAQSDAQTIIFCGVHFMAETAKILSPEKTVLIPDERAGCSLADSITGAQLREWKAQHPGAVVVSYVNTTAEVKAETDICCTSSNAVDVVRSIPADREVLFCPDQFLGAHVKRETGRDNLHIWAGECHVHAGINGPELAERAAANPDADLFIHPECGCATSALYLSGEGIVPAEKVKILSTGDMITAARSTNARKVLVATEVGMLHQLRKAAPEIDFRAVNDRASCTYMKMITPAALLRCVRDGLDEVHVDLETAKRAQGAVQRMIEIGQPGGGE; translated from the coding sequence ATGGTCGCTACCGCAATCGTGGAGCGAACCGCGTCGGGTGTGTACGGCGGAGTCGAGCCGAACGCCGCGTGGCGGGACGAGGTGCTGCGGCTCGCGGAGGAGCGGGACGCCGTCATCCTGGCGCACAACTACCAGCTGCCCGAGATCCAGGACATCGCCCACCACACCGGCGACTCGCTCGCGTTGTCGCGCATCGCCGCGCAGTCCGACGCGCAGACCATCATCTTCTGCGGCGTGCACTTCATGGCCGAGACGGCGAAGATCCTGTCGCCGGAGAAGACCGTGCTGATCCCGGACGAGCGCGCGGGCTGCTCGCTCGCCGACTCGATCACCGGCGCGCAGCTGCGCGAGTGGAAGGCGCAGCACCCCGGCGCGGTCGTCGTGTCCTATGTGAACACCACCGCCGAGGTCAAGGCGGAGACCGACATCTGCTGCACGTCGTCGAACGCCGTCGACGTGGTGCGCTCGATCCCGGCCGACCGCGAGGTGCTGTTCTGCCCGGACCAGTTCCTGGGCGCGCACGTCAAGCGTGAGACCGGTCGTGACAACCTGCACATCTGGGCCGGCGAGTGCCACGTGCACGCCGGCATCAACGGCCCGGAGCTCGCCGAGCGCGCCGCCGCGAACCCGGACGCGGACCTGTTCATCCACCCGGAGTGCGGCTGCGCCACCAGTGCGCTGTACCTGAGCGGCGAGGGCATCGTGCCGGCGGAGAAGGTCAAGATCCTCTCGACCGGTGACATGATCACCGCCGCGCGCTCGACGAACGCCCGCAAGGTGCTCGTCGCGACCGAGGTCGGCATGCTGCACCAGCTGCGCAAGGCCGCCCCGGAGATCGACTTCCGCGCCGTCAACGACCGCGCGTCCTGCACCTACATGAAGATGATCACGCCGGCCGCGCTGCTGCGGTGCGTGCGCGACGGGCTGGACGAGGTGCACGTGGACCTGGAGACCGCCAAGCGCGCCCAGGGCGCCGTGCAGCGCATGATCGAGATCGGCCAGCCCGGCGGCGGTGAGTGA
- a CDS encoding L-aspartate oxidase, with protein sequence MTARWEARADLIVVGTGVAGLTAALRARELGLRVLVVTKAAGDDGNTRWAQGGVAVVMEDQHDPGDSVARHIDDTLTAGAGLCDDAAVTAIITDGPAAVARLRERGAMFDARPDGLLERTREGGHSAFRVVHAGGDATGAEVERALLKATVDGRVPLLENHVAVDAVKTPLGAVGGLLVLDGNGVPGVLTAPAVLLATGGLGQMYQATSNPSVATGDGLALALRAGALAADVEFIQFHPTVLYTGRGARGRCPLVTEAVRGEGAVLVDATGARVMKGVHPLEDLAPRDVVAAAITRHMALEPGGVDDHVFLDATSLHDMASRFPTVYAACASVGIDPAVDPIPVAPAAHFACGGVVSTVDGRTGVTGLYAVGEVARTGLHGANRLASNSLLEGLVCGTRAADAVASDLALGLIAPARAVEPSLPTAPVADRDLLQRVMSRYAAIGRDAEGLAVVGSVLDVSTVDKQLESRELVEDAALTTAARALIAAAQERTESRGCHVRTDFTARSTTWQRSQLVRLTPTGQPVLADPVLADPALVEGVA encoded by the coding sequence ATGACCGCGCGCTGGGAGGCGCGGGCCGACCTGATCGTGGTCGGCACGGGCGTGGCGGGCCTGACCGCCGCCCTGAGGGCCCGTGAGCTGGGACTGCGGGTCCTGGTCGTCACGAAGGCCGCGGGCGACGACGGCAACACCCGCTGGGCACAGGGTGGTGTCGCGGTCGTCATGGAGGACCAGCACGACCCCGGCGACTCGGTCGCCCGGCACATCGACGACACGCTGACGGCGGGCGCAGGTCTGTGCGACGACGCCGCCGTCACCGCGATCATCACCGACGGGCCCGCCGCGGTGGCCCGGCTGCGGGAGCGCGGCGCGATGTTCGACGCGCGGCCCGACGGCCTGCTCGAACGGACCCGCGAGGGTGGCCACAGCGCGTTCCGGGTCGTGCACGCCGGCGGTGACGCGACCGGTGCCGAGGTCGAACGCGCACTGCTCAAGGCCACTGTGGACGGCCGGGTTCCCCTGCTGGAGAACCACGTCGCGGTCGACGCGGTGAAGACGCCGCTCGGTGCGGTCGGCGGTCTGCTGGTGCTCGACGGCAACGGCGTGCCCGGCGTGCTGACCGCGCCCGCCGTGCTGCTCGCGACCGGTGGTCTCGGCCAGATGTACCAGGCGACCTCGAACCCGTCGGTGGCGACGGGCGACGGCCTCGCGCTCGCGTTGCGGGCCGGTGCGCTGGCCGCGGACGTCGAGTTCATCCAGTTCCACCCGACCGTGCTCTACACGGGCCGGGGCGCGCGTGGCCGGTGCCCGCTCGTCACGGAGGCCGTGCGCGGCGAGGGAGCGGTGCTGGTCGACGCGACGGGCGCGCGCGTGATGAAGGGCGTGCACCCGCTGGAGGACCTCGCCCCGCGCGACGTCGTGGCGGCGGCGATCACCCGGCACATGGCACTGGAGCCCGGTGGCGTCGACGACCACGTGTTCCTGGACGCGACCTCGTTGCACGACATGGCTTCCCGGTTCCCGACCGTGTACGCGGCCTGCGCGTCGGTGGGCATCGACCCGGCCGTGGACCCGATCCCGGTCGCCCCGGCGGCGCACTTCGCCTGCGGTGGTGTCGTGTCCACCGTCGACGGCCGCACCGGCGTGACCGGCCTCTACGCCGTCGGCGAGGTGGCCCGCACGGGTCTGCACGGCGCGAACCGGCTGGCGTCCAACAGCCTGCTCGAAGGCCTGGTCTGCGGCACCCGTGCGGCCGATGCCGTGGCGTCGGACCTGGCACTGGGCCTGATCGCACCGGCGCGCGCCGTCGAACCGTCGCTGCCGACCGCGCCCGTGGCCGACCGTGACCTGCTGCAGCGCGTGATGTCGCGGTACGCCGCGATCGGCCGGGACGCCGAGGGCCTCGCGGTCGTCGGCTCGGTGCTCGACGTGTCCACTGTGGACAAGCAGCTGGAGTCCCGCGAGCTGGTCGAGGACGCGGCGCTCACCACGGCGGCCCGCGCGTTGATCGCGGCGGCCCAGGAACGCACGGAGTCGCGCGGCTGCCACGTGCGCACCGACTTCACCGCGCGTTCGACCACGTGGCAGCGCAGTCAGCTCGTCCGGCTCACCCCGACCGGCCAGCCCGTGCTGGCCGACCCGGTGCTGGCCGATCCCGCTCTGGTGGAGGGTGTCGCATGA